Proteins encoded in a region of the Populus nigra chromosome 3, ddPopNigr1.1, whole genome shotgun sequence genome:
- the LOC133688001 gene encoding LOW QUALITY PROTEIN: uncharacterized protein LOC133688001 (The sequence of the model RefSeq protein was modified relative to this genomic sequence to represent the inferred CDS: inserted 2 bases in 1 codon) produces MKVSSDMIENMYQEAEKVWGPELVRVTRETKEPFINIIYDCDPLEQIFWYNVVLIGDASHPTTPHRVRSTNMSTLDAAVLGKCIQKWGAKNIPSALEEYQRIRVTVTAKQVLHXQRVGRIKQGLALPDRKLFDPMTASAEESEELQQKHKPFFASAPLSVD; encoded by the exons ATGAAAGTAAGCAGTGACATGATAGAAAATATGTACCAAGAAGCAGAGAAAGTTTGGGGTCCTGAATTGGTGAGAGTCACGAGAGAAACAAAGGAGCCTTTCATAAATATCATATATGATTGTGATCCTCTTGAGCAAATCTTTTGGTACAACGTGGTATTGATTGGAGATGCTTCTCACCCTACAACTCCTCATAGAGTCAGGAGTACAAACATGTCAACTTTGGATGCGGCCGTTCTAGGCAAATGTATTCAGAAGTGGGGAGCAAAAAACATACCTTCAGCTCTTGAAGAATATCAGCGCATTAGGGTAACAGTCACTGCGAAACAAGTCCTGCA TCAAAGAGTGGGTCGAATCAAGCAAGGCTTAGCTCTTCCTGATCGTAAACTTTTTGATCCAATGACAGCAAGTGCAGAGGAAAGTGAAGAGCTTCAACAGAAACATAAGCCTTTCTTTGCTTCTGCTCCTTTGTCAGTTGATTGA
- the LOC133688293 gene encoding uncharacterized protein LOC133688293 has translation MRFQKLSCASEERILGNAYTFIKVPKLTVRWTISKGTIRPLLVHRRSNDVFAAVQPAIHCVAKRCPEKVFLWGRLYLCFSTSEDKTSVKVEAKVLQTEEIIEINGDLLVAADGCIQVAVPGEEFLTFQEMGIQNLWASKERTQILENANFDLNTGSHTGLYELLNKRLNWIWYVHQPEPGQKVIVCSYPIL, from the exons ATGAGATTTCAGAAATTATCCTGTGCATCCGAAGAGCGTATCTTGGGAAATGCTTATACTTTTATCAAAGTACCTAAGCTCACAGTGCG ATGGACAATCTCTAAAGGAACAATTAGACCTCTATTAGTACATAGAAGATCTAATGATGTTTTTGCTGCGGTGCAACCTGCTATACACTGCGTTGCCAAACGATGCCCAGAAAAAGTGTTCTTGTGGGGTCGTTTGTACCTTTGCTTCAGCACTTCTGAAGACAAAACCTCGGTTAAAGTTGAGGCTAAAGTTCTTCAAACTGAAGAGATTATTGAGATAAATGGGGACTTGCTTGTTGCAGCAGATGGAT GTATTCAGGTTGCTGTGCCTGGAGAGGAGTTCTTGACTTTTCAGGAAATGGGAATTCAGAATCTTTGGGCATCCAAAGAGCGTACCCAGATCCTGGAAAATGCCAACTTCGATCTAAACACTGGAAGTCACACTGGGCTTTATGAACTCCTTAACAAAAGGCTCAATTGGATTTGGTATGTCCATCAACCTGAGCCTGGACAGAAGGTGATTGTCTGCTCTTACCCTATTCTTTAG
- the LOC133690289 gene encoding uncharacterized protein LOC133690289 yields the protein MGAGREVSISLDGVRDKNVMQLKKLNTALFPVRYNDKYYADALASGDFTKLAYYSDICVGSIACRLEKKEGGGLRVYIMTLGVLAPYRGLGIGTKLLNHVIDLCSKQHISEMYLHVQTNNEDAISFYKKFGFEITDTIQNYYTNITPPDCYLLTKFITETKN from the exons ATGGGGGCAGGGCGTGAAGTATCAATATCCCTAGATGGAGTAAGAGACAAGAACGTGATGCAGCTTAAGAAACTAAACACTGCTCTCTTCCCTGTTCGTTATAATGACAAATACTACGCCGATGCCCTCGCTTCTGGCGATTTCACCAAGCTAG catATTACAGTGACATCTGTGTCGGTTCAATTGCTTGCCGACTGGAGAAGAAAGAAGGTGGAGGTCTACGTGTTTACATCATGACATTAGGTGTTTTAGCACCATATCGCGGCCTAGGCATTG GTACAAAGCTGTTGAATCATGTTATTGATCTCTGCTCAAAGCAACATATTTCTGAGATGTACTTGCACGTGCAGACAAACAATGAAGATGCTATCAGCTTTTACAAGAAATTTGGATTTGAAATCACAGATACCATCCAGAACTATTACACGAACATTACCCCGCCTGACTGCTATCTTCTTACAAAATTCATCACTGAGACAAAGAATTAA
- the LOC133688000 gene encoding V-type proton ATPase subunit c''2-like, translating to MSSSWSHALVRISPYTFSAVGIAIAIGVSVLGAAWGIYITGSSLIGAAVKAPRITSKNLISVIFCEAVAIYGVIVAIILQTKLESVPASQIYDPESLRAGYAIFASGIIVGFANLFCGLCVGIIGSSCALSDAQNSSLFVKILVIEIFGSALGLFGVIVGIIMSAQATWPARSV from the exons ATGTCAAGCTCATGGTCGCATGCACTCGTTAGGATCTCTCCTTACACTTTCTCCGCCGTAGGCATCGCCATCGCCATCGGTGTCTCAGTCCTCGGCGCCGCCTG GGGGATTTATATAACTGGGAGTAGTTTAATTGGTGCTGCAGTCAAGGCTCCTCGCATTACTTCTAAGAATCTCATCAg tgtaattttTTGTGAGGCTGTTGCTATCTATGGCGTTATTGTAGCAATTATTCTACAAACAAAGTTAGAGAGTGTTCCAGCATCACAGATTTATGACCCCGAGTCTCTTAGAGCTGGATATGCAATTTTTGCCTCTGGGATTATTGTGGGCTTTGCAAACCTCTTCTGCGG ATTGTGCGTGGGTATAATTGGAAGCAGCTGTGCTCTGTCTGATGCCCAAAACTCATCTCTTTTTGTGAAGATTCTTGTGATTGAGATCTTTGGTAGTGCTCTGGGGTTGTTTGGAGTGATTGTTGGAATTATTATGTCAGCTCAAGCAACCTGGCCTGCAAGATCagtgtaa